A single Streptococcus thermophilus DNA region contains:
- the argJ gene encoding bifunctional glutamate N-acetyltransferase/amino-acid acetyltransferase ArgJ: protein MKVIDGTIASPLGFSADGLHAGFKKRKMDFGWIVSEKPASVAGVYTTNKVIAAPLIVTKTSVKKAGKMRAIVVNSGVANSCTGTQGLEDAYTMQEWTAEKLGVEPDMIGVASTGIIGELLPMDTLKNGLSKLVVNGNANDFAKAILTTDTATKTIAVTETFGRDVVTMAGVAKGSGMIHPNMATMLGFITCDANISSDTLQLALSQNVEKTFNQITVDGDTSTNDMVLVMSNGCALNDEILPDTPEFDKFSKMLNFVMQELAKKIAKDGEGANKLIQVDVVNAPNALDARMMAKSVVGSSLVKTAIFGEDPNWGRILAAVGYAGVDVPVDNVDIMLGGLPVMLASSPVTFDDEEMKDIMHGDEVTITVDLHSGQEKGTAWGCDLSYDYVKINALYHT from the coding sequence ATGAAAGTCATAGATGGAACAATTGCTAGCCCGCTAGGATTCTCAGCAGATGGGCTACATGCAGGATTTAAAAAGAGAAAGATGGATTTTGGTTGGATTGTCTCTGAAAAGCCAGCTAGTGTTGCAGGTGTTTACACGACCAACAAGGTTATTGCAGCTCCTCTGATTGTAACCAAGACCTCGGTGAAAAAAGCTGGTAAAATGAGGGCTATTGTCGTTAACTCAGGTGTAGCCAATTCTTGTACAGGGACCCAAGGCTTAGAAGATGCATACACCATGCAGGAGTGGACAGCTGAAAAGCTAGGTGTTGAACCTGATATGATTGGTGTGGCTTCTACAGGGATTATCGGTGAGTTGCTACCAATGGATACCTTGAAAAATGGTCTTTCCAAGTTGGTGGTAAATGGAAACGCGAATGATTTTGCCAAGGCGATTTTGACGACAGATACAGCGACTAAGACTATTGCTGTGACGGAGACTTTTGGACGTGATGTAGTCACTATGGCTGGTGTTGCTAAGGGCTCAGGTATGATTCACCCTAATATGGCGACAATGCTTGGGTTTATTACTTGTGATGCTAATATTTCTAGCGATACTCTTCAATTGGCCTTGAGCCAAAATGTTGAAAAGACCTTTAATCAGATTACGGTTGATGGGGATACTTCGACCAATGATATGGTTCTTGTCATGTCCAATGGTTGCGCGCTCAATGATGAGATTCTGCCAGATACACCAGAGTTCGATAAATTTTCGAAAATGCTTAATTTCGTGATGCAAGAACTGGCTAAGAAGATTGCCAAGGATGGTGAAGGCGCCAATAAGCTCATCCAGGTTGATGTGGTCAATGCTCCTAATGCCCTTGATGCCCGTATGATGGCAAAATCTGTAGTCGGTTCAAGTCTGGTCAAAACAGCCATCTTTGGTGAAGATCCTAACTGGGGGCGTATTTTAGCTGCTGTTGGCTATGCCGGTGTGGATGTGCCTGTGGACAATGTTGATATCATGCTTGGCGGTCTGCCAGTCATGCTAGCCTCTAGTCCTGTGACCTTTGATGATGAAGAAATGAAAGACATCATGCACGGGGATGAAGTGACCATAACAGTAGACCTTCATTCGGGCCAAGAAAAAGGGACGGCATGGGGTTGTGACCTCTCTTACGATTACGTTAAAATTAACGCTCTCTACCACACCTAG
- the argB gene encoding acetylglutamate kinase yields MTTEYIVIKIGGVASKQLTPEILAKLSEWQQAGQKIIIVHGGGFAINQLMEEHDITIHKVNSLRVTSQSDMVLIKEALVDIVGKNLAGQLTQAGFPIYQVVDELPDLVHADFLDQEIYGYVGEVKSITNQTLVALLSQGKIPLIPSLGYSEQGDLLNINADYLARAVAISLGAKKLILMTDVKGVLENGQVLNHLNIVDVQKKVDSGVITGGMIPKIQSAVQTVESGVDQVIIGDNLTDGTIIKE; encoded by the coding sequence ATGACTACCGAATATATTGTAATTAAGATTGGTGGAGTAGCCAGTAAACAGCTAACTCCTGAGATACTGGCTAAACTGTCAGAATGGCAGCAGGCTGGTCAAAAAATAATCATCGTCCATGGGGGTGGCTTTGCTATCAATCAACTCATGGAGGAACATGACATCACAATTCACAAGGTCAATAGTCTACGTGTGACGAGTCAGTCAGATATGGTCTTAATTAAAGAAGCCTTGGTTGACATAGTTGGGAAAAACTTGGCGGGTCAGTTGACACAAGCGGGTTTTCCAATCTATCAGGTTGTAGATGAGCTGCCAGATCTTGTTCATGCTGATTTTTTAGATCAAGAGATCTATGGTTACGTGGGAGAGGTCAAGTCTATTACTAATCAGACCCTAGTGGCACTTCTATCTCAAGGCAAGATACCATTGATTCCTAGCTTAGGTTACAGTGAGCAGGGTGATTTGCTGAATATCAACGCCGATTACCTTGCAAGAGCGGTGGCTATTAGTCTAGGAGCCAAAAAGCTTATTCTCATGACAGATGTCAAGGGTGTTTTAGAGAATGGGCAGGTTTTGAATCATTTGAATATTGTAGATGTTCAGAAAAAAGTAGATTCAGGTGTGATTACTGGAGGCATGATTCCTAAAATTCAAAGCGCTGTTCAGACGGTTGAATCTGGTGTTGATCAGGTCATTATTGGTGATAACCTTACAGATGGTACAATAATCAAGGAGTAA